TACCCCAGCATGGCCTCGGTGATATCGAAGTCGGCGATCACGCCGTCCTTCATCGGACGGATGGCGCTGATCGAGCCGGGGGTCTTGCCCAGCATTTCCTTGGCCACCAGGCCCACGGCGTTGCCGCCCTGGAGGACGCGGTTGGTGCCGCGCTTGACGGCGACCACGGAGGGCTCGTTGAGGACAATGCCCTGCCCGCGCACGCAGACGAGGGTATTGCAGGTACCCAAGTCGATGCCCATGTCCATCGAGAACAGGCCAAGTAGTGAGTCGAATATCATCGAGTTATGCCGTTCCGCACAGCCGGTGCGTCAACAGGGCGTCGAATCACACCCGGGCGCCGGGGGGCGTCCTGAAGATGTCCCAGAAGTTCATTGCGTATCCGTCAGGCGACATCAGGTTGTACATCACCAGGCCCACCGTCACAGCCAGCGTGACCGCCGCCAGGATGATCAGGAACGTGTAGATGTCCGACTGCGGCTTGACGGTTACAACCGGTTGGGAAGATCGTCCTTCAGTCATGGCAGCACCCTTACTGCTTCCGCAGCAGGTTAGTGGTCACTTTGTCACCCTGCTTGACGCCGGTGCGCTGCTCGAAGAGGGTGCCGGCCGACTGGTCAACGCCGACCTCCTGCACGCGCAGGTAGCCGACAAACTCCGAGCCGCGGAACACGATGAGCTTCATGCCCGGTCGCATGCCCTTGGCCGAACCGAGATTGATGCCCGCCAGGTCGCCGCGCACGGTGGTGACGGTTCCGTCAATCTGCGGGGCCACGTCCGGAAGGTTCGGCTCGGCGCGGGCGCCTTCGCCGCCGCCGGCAGCCCCTACGCCAATGACGGGCAGGGCGCCGCCAACCGGTCCGCCGGAGGCGATCTGCGTCTCGAGGTTCTTGATGCGTTCATTGAGCTCGGCGATCTGTTCGCGAAGGGTCGCGGAGACCTTTCCAGCCAGTTCAAGCTGCGCCTGATATTCCTTAGTCTGTTCTTCCAGGCGTCGCGACTTGGTTTCCAGCAGGCCCTTTTCCTTTTCGACGGTGTTGAGCTGGTCCTGCAGGAGCGTGCGCTGCTTTGACTCGAGGGCGAGGTTGCCCTGGAGATCGGCCAGAACCGCCATCTGCTTCTTGCGTTCATTGCCTTCGTCGGCAAGCTTGCCCTGAAGGTCCGTCAATTCGTCGCGCAGGCGGGTCTTGTCGGCGGCGCTGGTGGCGATGAGATTCTGCAACTCTCTCGAGAGGCGATCGTTCTCCTTGTTGCTGCCTTCGGCTACAAGGGCGGCGTGCTGCGCCTGCATCGTCATCACCTTGATCCGCTTCTCGAGCTCCGTGGCCTGGTTCTTCCAGTTGATCGGAACCGTAGCCTGCCGGATGAAAACCGGTGCGGACAGGAGTATCAGCAGGACCAGGACGACCACACTGATCTTGGTTAGAATGCTCAAGTCACATCTCCTTCAAATATATCTCGAAGTTACCGGGCGCGCCGGGAAGGTCCCGGTCGCCTCATTGTTCACCGGCGGGGCAACGTCCGCCCGGCTTTGATTCTAGACTACGCCCACGGCCGGTCAAGCGCTTTTATCGGCTGGGGCGGCTTTCTTTCGACAGAGCATTTCCCCCCGCGCCGCGCGGCGCGGCCTCGCTACCACCACATCCATGCCGCCGGCGCGGGGCGCACGCGCATCGTCTGCCCCTCGCCCAGCAGCCGCCGCACGCTCATGGCCGCCACTACCTGCAGCGGTCCGCGCGGGCTGTGCATCAGCGGATACAATTCATCCACTGCCGCGTCCTTGCCCATATATCCCAGCGAGGCGGCCGCTATCTCGCAAAGCACATCCGACACTTCTTCTGTAATTTTATAATCGTCCTTCGTCTCACGCCGCAGGACGGCCGCCGGATCCTTCACGCACTTCATGCACAAATCATATCCGGCCTGCTCGAAGTATCCCTGGCGTCCCAGCGCGCCCGCGGCGGCCGCACGCACCAGCACGGGCTGGTCGCTGCAGAGCAGCGACTCGAGGGTTTCCTTGAACAGGTGCGCGGGCTTGACGCGTCCCATCGCGTGGACGGCAAGAACCTGGAGAACCTCCGTGGGGGTCTTGGAGTAGGTTTCGAGATACCGCAGCGAGGCGCGGTCGCCCAGCAGCGACAGCGACTCGACTATCTGGATCTGCACCATGCGGTCCTGCTCGTCGCGCTGCTGCATCTTCAGGTGGCGCACGGCCGATTCATGGTCGATGCGTCCCATGATGATCGCGGCGCTGCCTCGCACTTCGCTTTCCTTGTCGCGCAGCAGCAGGGCCAGGTCCTGCACGCGCGAGGAGTCGCCCAGGCGATACAGCGCGTAGATCACCGCGCAGTACGTCCGCCGGTCGCTCTCCCAGAAGTTACTCTCCTTGGACTTGGCCATTGCCTGAAGAACGCTCTTGGCGGGGGCATACTGCACCTCGCCGATGGCCATCGCCGCGGCGCTGCGAACGCCCGGGCTGGCGTCGGTGAGGGCATTGAGGAAAATCGGACCGGCCGCCTGCCCCTGGGTGTGCGCCAGGGCCTCCAGGGCCATCCATCGCGTGCGGGCATTGCTGTCCTGCGCGCAGCGTCGAAGAACGGCGTCGGCCTCGGTCCAGGCCTTCTCGGGGTTCATCCGCATTCGCAGGGATTGCGAGCACCCGCCGACGATGGGCAAAAACATCATCGCCAGGGGGATCACCGAAAATGTCTGGAGCCGGCAAAACCTTTCCATGGTCATCCCGATATCTCCTCAGAGCGCCGCAACCGCTTCCATGCCAGCCAAACCACCAGAGCCGCCCCCGTCAGGCAAGTCGCCCAGGCGAAAACATCGCCGAAACGACTGTACACGCTCACGCGATTGTCTACAAGAATTTCCCCCCCACGCTGCGCGACTTTTTCGCCTGCATTGCCCGGGCCGAACACCATCGTCCCACAGACCATCGTCTTCCTGCCGTCCGCGGACACCTCCCCCAACAGCCGCCCGTTGGAATCGATGGCGGCGCTGATGCCCGTATTGACCGCCCGCACCACCGGAACGCGGTTTTCCACCGCACGGAAGAAATAGTGCGCCAGGTGCTGGGCCTGCTCGGTGCTGGCATGCATCCCAATCGTGCGCGAAAGTTCGTCGCCCGCGGCCGGCGGCTCGGCCGGCTCCGA
This portion of the Planctomycetaceae bacterium genome encodes:
- a CDS encoding HEAT repeat domain-containing protein, with protein sequence MTMERFCRLQTFSVIPLAMMFLPIVGGCSQSLRMRMNPEKAWTEADAVLRRCAQDSNARTRWMALEALAHTQGQAAGPIFLNALTDASPGVRSAAAMAIGEVQYAPAKSVLQAMAKSKESNFWESDRRTYCAVIYALYRLGDSSRVQDLALLLRDKESEVRGSAAIIMGRIDHESAVRHLKMQQRDEQDRMVQIQIVESLSLLGDRASLRYLETYSKTPTEVLQVLAVHAMGRVKPAHLFKETLESLLCSDQPVLVRAAAAGALGRQGYFEQAGYDLCMKCVKDPAAVLRRETKDDYKITEEVSDVLCEIAAASLGYMGKDAAVDELYPLMHSPRGPLQVVAAMSVRRLLGEGQTMRVRPAPAAWMWW